From the Salmo trutta chromosome 2, fSalTru1.1, whole genome shotgun sequence genome, one window contains:
- the LOC115148385 gene encoding transcription factor Sox-17-beta.2-like produces MSITSGVGEQPQSNIKGKKRYITMYFDRIPPHSDLCTTKAMLESDEFWGTSSQSEQMSEVQSLGSVPSCHLSVNSDSSCSSPEPKPLAEPRVRRPLNAFIIWTKEERRRLAKLNPELENKELSKMLGKTWKAMSLAEKRPYMQEAECLRVQHTIDHPKYKYRPRRKKQLKKGPKALPVEALVPLNYLIQNQCHQQQAYPNPAIYPNSQAYFSHMPGTYPNRSNYPDPSSTFPNEPQEYSNTGTYPAESHPYYSTQHGLQQCEAPSPAYAVSHWEQGDFMAQGLQLFSSTDLSLEFYLEQIHLDMLYDLDRSEFEQYLSPPPCRPEPMEYSYHQQGSLREA; encoded by the exons ATGTCCATCACTAGTGGAGTAGGAGAGCAACCTCAAAGCAACATCAAAGGTAAAAAAAGATACATAACCATGTACTTTGATCGGATCCCCCCACATTCCGATCTTTGCACAACGAAAGCCATGCTTGAAAGCGACGAGTTCTGGGGTACGTCTTCCCAGAGTGAGCAGATGTCCGAGGTGCAGTCCCTCGGCTCTGTCCCATCCTGTCATCTCTCGGTCAACTCCGACTCCAGCTGCTCTAGTCCTGAGCCGAAACCATTGGCAGAGCCACGGGTCAGAAGGCCGCTGAACGCCTTTATTATCTGGACCAAGGAGGAGCGCAGACGGCTTGCCAAACTCAACCCTGAACTAGAGAACAAAGAACTCAGCAAAATGCTCG GTAAAACTTGGAAGGCCATGTCTCTGGCAGAGAAGCGGCCCTACATGCAGGAAGCAGAGTGCCTGAGAGTACAGCACACCATCGACCACCCCAAGTACAAGTACCGGCCCCGCAGGAAGAAGCAGCTGAAGAAGGGCCCCAAAGCCCTACCTGTGGAGGCCCTGGTCCCTCTCAACTACCTAATCCAGAACCAGTGCCATCAGCAGCAAGCCTACCCAAACCCAGCCATCTACCCAAACTCCCAGGCATACTTCTCCCATATGCCCGGGACCTACCCAAACAGGTCCAATTACCCAGACCCATCATCCACATTCCCTAACGAGCCTCAAGAATACTCTAACACAGGGACATACCCAGCAGAGTCTCATCCATACTACTCTACCCAGCATGGGCTGCAGCAGTGTGAGGCCCCCAGCCCAGCTTATGCTGTGTCTCATTGGGAGCAGGGGGACTTCAtggcccagggcctccagctgtTCTCCTCCACTGACCTCTCTCTGGAGTTCTATCTGGAGCAGATTCACCTAGATATGCTGTATGATCTGGACCGCAGTGAGTTTGAACAGTACCTGAGCCCGCCCCCATGCAGGCCTGAGCCAATGGAGTACAGTTATCACCAGCAAGGCAGCCTACGGGAGGCCTGA